One window from the genome of Pseudonocardia hierapolitana encodes:
- a CDS encoding extracellular solute-binding protein — translation MIRSRSTLAAASVALAMALSACSGGDGGGGGGGGETCDGPLTLWTWVPNIQAAVDLYEQSHPGVDVQVSNVGQGDEHYTQLRTVLSAGTGAPDAVQMEFKNIPAFTLTESLVDLTQYGAADVENRFLPSAWQQVKFGDGIYGIPQDTGPMIMLYRPDIFDGLGIPVPTTWDEYIEAGRKIQASGPDRFIGHLGPDDAGGVSSLLWQAGARPFELEGESSLTIDFSDEGTATWVRTFNTLVSERLVEPVPGFTDEWYRGMAEGRFATWVAGAWAPTFLQTVIPQAEGQWRVAPMPNYGEPVVPENGGSSVAVTTQSECPAAAAEFAIWLNSDPAAAKALNETSLLYPATRALVEDPAWLAAPMPFLGGQQANQVYVEASKQVSEGWQYTPFQDYTESVFPDTIGQAIVNRTDLQAGLDAWGERLRAYATEQGFQVQGS, via the coding sequence ATGATCCGATCACGGAGCACGCTCGCGGCGGCATCCGTCGCGCTCGCCATGGCGCTGTCCGCGTGCAGCGGCGGCGATGGTGGCGGGGGCGGTGGCGGCGGGGAGACCTGCGACGGCCCGCTCACGCTCTGGACCTGGGTGCCCAACATCCAGGCGGCCGTCGACCTGTACGAGCAGTCCCATCCGGGCGTGGACGTACAGGTGTCCAACGTCGGGCAGGGCGACGAGCACTACACGCAGCTGCGAACCGTGCTCTCGGCCGGCACCGGCGCCCCCGACGCCGTGCAGATGGAGTTCAAGAACATCCCCGCGTTCACGCTCACCGAGTCGCTCGTCGACCTCACCCAGTACGGCGCGGCCGACGTGGAGAACCGGTTCCTGCCCTCGGCGTGGCAGCAGGTGAAGTTCGGTGACGGGATCTACGGCATCCCGCAGGACACCGGCCCCATGATCATGCTGTACCGGCCGGACATCTTCGACGGCCTCGGCATCCCGGTCCCCACCACGTGGGACGAGTACATCGAGGCGGGCCGGAAGATCCAGGCGAGTGGTCCCGACCGCTTCATCGGGCACCTCGGCCCGGACGACGCCGGCGGCGTCTCGAGCCTGCTGTGGCAGGCCGGAGCGCGGCCGTTCGAGCTCGAGGGCGAGTCGTCGCTCACCATCGACTTCTCCGACGAGGGCACGGCCACCTGGGTGCGGACGTTCAACACGCTGGTGTCCGAGCGCCTCGTCGAGCCCGTGCCCGGCTTCACGGACGAGTGGTACCGGGGCATGGCAGAGGGCCGCTTCGCCACCTGGGTGGCCGGTGCCTGGGCGCCGACGTTCCTGCAGACCGTGATCCCACAGGCCGAGGGCCAGTGGCGGGTGGCGCCGATGCCGAACTACGGCGAGCCGGTGGTGCCCGAGAACGGCGGCTCGTCCGTGGCGGTCACCACGCAGAGCGAGTGCCCCGCCGCCGCGGCCGAGTTCGCGATCTGGCTGAACTCCGACCCGGCGGCGGCCAAGGCGCTGAACGAGACCAGCCTGCTGTACCCGGCCACCCGGGCGCTCGTCGAGGACCCGGCGTGGCTCGCCGCGCCGATGCCGTTCCTCGGCGGGCAGCAGGCCAACCAGGTCTACGTCGAGGCCTCGAAGCAGGTCTCGGAGGGCTGGCAGTACACGCCCTTCCAGGACTACACCGAGTCCGTCTTCCCCGACACGATCGGGCAGGCGATCGTCAACCGCACCGACCTGCAGGCAGGCCTCGACGCATGGGGTGAGCGGCTGCGCGCCTACGCCACGGAGCAGGGCTTCCAGGTCCAGGGCAGCTGA
- a CDS encoding SDR family oxidoreductase, translating to MRVWFVTGASSGFGLEISRQALDRGDAVVATARRPQLAAAALDAPRDRLAVVPLDVTSEPAARAAVERALEAFGRIDVLVNNAGRGLFGAVEETTLGDARALFEPNVLGVLAVTRSVLPVMRRQRSGRIVMMSSMGGFSSGAGFGVYAASKFAVEAIGEALAEELAPFGVRVTIVQPGVFETGFAVSSSEKASEPIAAYAPAGDTVEQYDDGVPGGDPAAAAAAIVGLADREDPPLRLPLGEDAVARIRAKAEAVLAGLAP from the coding sequence GTGAGGGTGTGGTTCGTCACAGGGGCGTCGAGCGGCTTCGGGCTGGAGATCAGCCGGCAGGCCCTCGACCGCGGGGACGCGGTCGTCGCCACCGCGCGCCGCCCGCAGCTGGCGGCCGCGGCGCTCGACGCTCCGCGAGACCGGCTGGCGGTCGTCCCCCTCGACGTCACGTCGGAGCCCGCGGCGCGGGCGGCCGTCGAGCGAGCGCTCGAGGCGTTCGGCCGGATCGACGTGCTCGTGAACAACGCGGGCCGAGGGCTGTTCGGGGCGGTGGAGGAGACCACGCTCGGCGATGCCCGCGCGCTCTTCGAACCGAACGTGCTCGGTGTACTGGCGGTCACGAGGTCCGTGCTGCCCGTGATGCGCCGGCAGCGGTCGGGCCGCATCGTCATGATGAGCTCGATGGGCGGCTTCTCGTCCGGGGCGGGGTTCGGCGTGTACGCCGCCAGCAAGTTCGCCGTCGAGGCCATCGGCGAGGCGCTCGCGGAGGAGCTCGCCCCGTTCGGCGTGCGCGTCACGATCGTGCAGCCGGGCGTGTTCGAGACGGGGTTCGCCGTGTCGAGCTCCGAGAAGGCGAGCGAGCCGATCGCCGCCTACGCGCCTGCGGGGGACACCGTCGAGCAGTACGACGACGGCGTCCCCGGCGGGGATCCCGCAGCCGCGGCGGCGGCGATCGTCGGGCTGGCCGACCGGGAGGACCCGCCACTGCGGCTCCCCCTCGGCGAGGACGCGGTCGCACGGATCCGCGCGAAGGCGGAGGCCGTGCTCGCCGGCCTCGCCCCCTGA
- a CDS encoding PadR family transcriptional regulator: MKPVNLLGMALLRLLAERPQHPYELRQRMRDEGLDRMIKVTHGALYYSVESLVKAELIAPVEVSRQGRRPERTVYEITDAGREVAGDRLRELLSTVAPEPTTYGAALAFLSLVPPTDAARRLELRAVLLEGELAAAGTRHDALIEQGVPPVALVEMRHHQAHLRADLELTRSIRDDIRSGRMSWEPVLGSADGSER; the protein is encoded by the coding sequence GTGAAGCCCGTGAACCTGCTGGGGATGGCCCTGCTGCGACTGCTCGCCGAGCGTCCGCAGCACCCCTACGAGCTGCGGCAGCGCATGCGGGACGAGGGCCTCGACCGGATGATCAAGGTGACGCACGGTGCGCTGTACTACTCCGTGGAGTCCCTGGTGAAGGCGGAGCTGATCGCCCCGGTCGAGGTGAGCCGTCAGGGCAGGCGGCCCGAGCGCACCGTCTACGAGATCACCGACGCCGGCCGCGAGGTCGCAGGGGACCGGCTGCGCGAGCTGCTGTCGACGGTCGCTCCGGAGCCCACGACGTACGGCGCCGCGCTGGCGTTCCTGTCGCTGGTGCCGCCCACGGACGCGGCGCGCCGGCTCGAGCTGCGCGCCGTGCTGCTCGAAGGCGAGCTCGCCGCCGCGGGCACGCGCCACGACGCGCTGATCGAGCAGGGCGTTCCGCCAGTGGCGCTCGTGGAGATGCGCCACCACCAGGCACACCTGCGGGCAGATCTGGAGCTCACCCGCTCGATCCGCGACGACATCAGGAGCGGGCGGATGAGCTGGGAGCCGGTACTCGGATCGGCAGACGGGAGCGAGCGGTGA